A section of the Chryseobacterium ginsenosidimutans genome encodes:
- a CDS encoding YdeI/OmpD-associated family protein → MNPKVDFFFDKAKHWQKEFEELRTIALDTGLEEELKWGCPCYTYHEKNIFLIHGFKEYCALLFFKGSLLNDADNILIQQTENVQAARQIRFKDLKEIIDLEKVIKTYIYEAIEVERSGIKVEMKKTKEFEMPEEFQKKLEQNHALKEAFESLTQGRQRAYLLYFSSAKQSKTREFRIEKYIPEILNGKGLND, encoded by the coding sequence ATGAATCCAAAAGTTGATTTTTTCTTTGACAAAGCCAAACACTGGCAAAAAGAATTTGAAGAATTACGCACAATTGCACTTGATACCGGGCTTGAAGAGGAACTAAAATGGGGATGTCCTTGTTACACCTATCATGAGAAAAATATTTTCCTAATTCACGGCTTTAAAGAATATTGTGCTCTATTATTTTTTAAAGGATCTTTACTGAATGATGCTGATAATATTCTTATTCAACAGACTGAAAATGTACAAGCTGCGAGACAAATCCGTTTTAAGGATTTAAAGGAAATAATTGATTTGGAGAAAGTTATAAAAACTTATATCTACGAAGCTATTGAAGTTGAAAGATCAGGGATCAAAGTTGAAATGAAGAAAACCAAAGAATTTGAAATGCCTGAAGAATTTCAGAAGAAATTAGAACAAAATCATGCATTAAAAGAAGCCTTTGAATCGCTGACACAAGGAAGGCAGAGAGCTTACCTACTCTATTTTTCTTCCGCAAAACAGTCTAAAACCAGAGAATTCAGAATTGAAAAATATATTCCTGAAATTTTGAACGGAAAAGGTTTAAATGATTAA
- a CDS encoding SRPBCC family protein: MELKTKIHAEHGKQEIFIIREFDLPVELLFRAYTEPEIVEKWMGTKVLKLENKQHGGYQFETSNPQGDVVFRANGTIHEFVSNEKITRTFQMENTPFPPQIEFLEFEKLNNETSKITIHTIYKSVDFRDQILKLPFAKGINMAHNRLQEIVSNFIQS; the protein is encoded by the coding sequence ATGGAACTTAAAACAAAAATCCATGCCGAACACGGGAAACAGGAAATCTTCATTATCAGAGAGTTTGATCTGCCTGTAGAGCTGCTTTTTCGAGCTTATACAGAACCTGAAATAGTTGAAAAATGGATGGGAACAAAAGTTTTAAAACTAGAAAACAAGCAACACGGTGGTTATCAGTTTGAAACATCCAATCCTCAAGGTGATGTGGTTTTCCGGGCGAACGGAACAATTCATGAATTCGTTTCAAATGAAAAAATCACAAGAACTTTTCAAATGGAAAACACTCCTTTTCCTCCTCAGATAGAATTTTTAGAATTTGAAAAATTGAATAATGAAACCAGCAAAATTACGATTCATACCATTTATAAATCGGTCGACTTTAGAGATCAAATATTAAAACTTCCTTTCGCAAAAGGCATTAATATGGCTCACAACAGATTACAGGAAATTGTTTCAAATTTCATACAAAGCTAG
- a CDS encoding ArsR/SmtB family transcription factor: MNLRRDVFQAISDPTRRSILMLVATQSMTAGTIASHFNTARPTVSKHLQILTECELLKSEQNGREIIYHLNPGKMKEIADFIEPFRKMWDDRFNKLEDIMKNYQTKD; the protein is encoded by the coding sequence ATGAATTTAAGACGAGATGTATTCCAGGCAATATCAGATCCAACAAGAAGATCAATACTGATGTTGGTTGCAACACAATCAATGACGGCAGGTACTATTGCTTCACATTTCAATACGGCGAGACCCACTGTTTCAAAGCATCTTCAAATTCTTACGGAATGTGAATTATTAAAGTCTGAACAAAATGGCCGCGAAATCATTTATCATCTAAATCCAGGTAAAATGAAAGAAATTGCCGATTTTATTGAGCCTTTCCGTAAAATGTGGGATGACAGATTCAATAAATTGGAAGATATTATGAAAAATTATCAAACAAAAGACTAA
- a CDS encoding PA2169 family four-helix-bundle protein → MENQKEVSILNDLLHITNDRIQGFAKVEGKIWEKYPHEKGEYARMVSLGKVMKNELIDLIKENGGEAEDSASIAGALHRTWIDVKNSFTIGNTEESALENVIFGEKAAVDTYQNAIDNGNLSGKSLEIVSEHLKHIKDSYDQFKNISDYKTKE, encoded by the coding sequence ATGGAAAATCAAAAAGAAGTATCAATTTTAAATGATCTGCTTCACATCACTAATGACCGAATTCAGGGATTTGCAAAAGTTGAAGGTAAAATATGGGAAAAATATCCTCATGAAAAAGGAGAATACGCACGAATGGTTTCTCTGGGAAAAGTAATGAAAAATGAATTGATCGATCTGATTAAAGAAAATGGAGGAGAAGCTGAGGATTCTGCATCTATTGCCGGTGCGCTTCACAGAACCTGGATTGATGTAAAAAATTCTTTTACTATTGGAAATACTGAAGAATCTGCTTTAGAAAATGTAATTTTTGGAGAAAAAGCGGCAGTAGACACTTATCAAAATGCTATTGATAATGGTAATTTGAGCGGAAAAAGCTTAGAGATTGTTTCCGAACATTTGAAACATATCAAAGATTCTTACGATCAGTTCAAAAATATCAGTGATTATAAAACCAAAGAATAA
- a CDS encoding FAD-dependent oxidoreductase yields MNNNLLKGKKTAIIGAGPVGLTMARLLQQNGTEITVYERDKNSDARIWGGTLDLHKVSGQKALKKAGLLEKYYEMSIPMGINIANEKGEILISKEVTPENKLDNPEINRNDLRKILLESLKDDTVIWDRKLINLEENNGKWLLQFENNYNETADFVIVANGGMSKVRKYITDTEVEDTGTFILQGDVPQPEINCPEFYQLCDGKRLMSSHGGNLLIANPYNNDALTYGIIFKIPENWNNGNGLNFKNTEEVIDFLSHKLSDWNIVYQKLFQATTFFIGLPTRKISLNKPWKTNRPLPITLIGDAAHLMPPFAGQGVNIGLVDALYLSENLMNGQFQTIEEAICAYEEEMFVYAKQAQTESAENEQEMRNPDFSFLKFMNH; encoded by the coding sequence ATGAACAATAATTTACTGAAAGGTAAAAAAACAGCAATCATTGGAGCAGGACCGGTTGGATTAACAATGGCAAGATTATTACAGCAAAACGGCACTGAAATTACTGTTTATGAAAGGGATAAAAATTCCGATGCCAGAATTTGGGGCGGTACCCTTGATCTTCATAAAGTTTCAGGGCAAAAAGCTTTAAAAAAGGCGGGACTTCTGGAGAAATATTATGAAATGTCAATTCCGATGGGGATAAATATTGCCAACGAAAAAGGTGAAATATTAATATCAAAAGAGGTTACTCCTGAAAATAAACTTGATAATCCCGAAATTAACCGTAACGATTTAAGAAAAATTTTACTTGAAAGTTTGAAAGATGACACTGTAATTTGGGATAGAAAGTTAATTAATCTTGAAGAGAATAACGGGAAATGGCTGTTGCAATTTGAAAATAATTATAATGAAACGGCTGATTTTGTTATTGTTGCAAATGGCGGAATGTCGAAAGTGAGAAAATACATTACAGATACTGAGGTTGAAGATACAGGAACATTTATTCTGCAGGGAGATGTTCCTCAACCGGAAATCAATTGTCCGGAATTTTATCAATTATGTGATGGCAAAAGACTGATGAGCTCCCACGGTGGGAATTTACTTATTGCTAATCCTTATAATAATGATGCTTTGACCTATGGCATAATTTTCAAAATACCTGAAAACTGGAATAATGGAAACGGATTAAACTTTAAAAATACAGAAGAAGTTATTGATTTTCTGTCTCATAAGCTTTCAGATTGGAACATAGTTTATCAAAAACTCTTTCAGGCAACAACTTTTTTTATAGGACTACCGACAAGAAAAATTTCATTAAATAAACCTTGGAAAACCAATCGTCCTTTACCAATAACTTTGATTGGAGACGCTGCACATTTGATGCCGCCTTTTGCCGGACAAGGCGTGAACATTGGTTTGGTTGATGCTTTATATTTATCAGAAAATTTAATGAACGGACAGTTTCAAACCATTGAAGAGGCAATTTGTGCTTATGAAGAAGAAATGTTTGTTTATGCAAAACAAGCTCAAACCGAGTCTGCCGAAAATGAGCAAGAAATGCGCAATCCAGATTTTTCTTTCCTAAAATTTATGAATCATTAA
- a CDS encoding AraC family transcriptional regulator: MKAKNIIHQEFEPPEELRDSIKCFWYNKSDFGETETSFEVIPDGYAEIIFHFGNGCSISQIGVLQKLPSPFLVGLLNQPVHFYTKENFEIIAVRCFPWTVFDLLGLSSNKNKVHVFEHPIAELQPLLHDCIKNNNIEEAICLIKQYFLNIQSKISTDSLLFKAGAAMRKANGSLPVNKIADAAHSTVRTLERKFKQSSGHTVKDVSGLMRFEQVRNTLWLHPDSNFAELAIESGYTDQAHLSKEFKKYSGTTPAKFARKAKADHIHNSNFVAFLQS, translated from the coding sequence ATGAAAGCTAAAAACATCATCCATCAAGAATTTGAACCGCCGGAAGAACTTCGCGATTCCATAAAATGTTTTTGGTACAATAAATCGGATTTTGGAGAGACAGAAACCAGTTTTGAAGTAATTCCTGATGGATATGCAGAGATTATTTTTCATTTTGGAAATGGCTGCAGCATATCTCAAATTGGAGTTTTGCAGAAATTACCTTCACCTTTTCTTGTGGGATTACTCAATCAACCTGTTCATTTTTACACTAAAGAAAACTTTGAAATCATTGCTGTAAGATGTTTCCCATGGACTGTTTTCGATTTGCTCGGCTTATCTTCGAATAAAAATAAGGTACACGTTTTTGAACATCCCATTGCAGAACTTCAACCTCTATTACATGATTGCATTAAAAATAATAATATAGAAGAAGCAATTTGTCTAATAAAACAGTATTTCTTGAATATTCAAAGTAAAATTTCAACTGACAGTCTATTATTTAAAGCCGGAGCGGCGATGAGAAAAGCTAACGGAAGTCTTCCTGTCAATAAAATTGCAGATGCAGCACATTCAACAGTTCGTACTTTGGAACGAAAATTCAAGCAATCTTCCGGCCATACCGTTAAAGACGTTTCCGGACTGATGCGTTTTGAGCAGGTTCGGAATACATTATGGCTTCATCCTGATTCTAATTTTGCCGAACTGGCTATTGAATCAGGCTACACAGATCAGGCGCATTTAAGCAAAGAATTTAAAAAGTACAGCGGAACAACACCTGCTAAATTTGCGAGAAAAGCAAAAGCAGATCACATTCACAACAGTAATTTTGTCGCGTTTCTACAATCTTAA
- a CDS encoding Cof-type HAD-IIB family hydrolase, whose product MNTLNTDIFPKIKAVFFDVDGTLISFKTNKIPESTQESIQKLREKGIKVIVATGRSINSLDHIKHITFDGYITFNGGYCITTDGNIMFKQTIDSSDIQKLVDYSQNFPLSFSLMYEDKVEINDATPEVVGMYADVNLPVPPILDKENVDIENVLQANIFLGPDKEKSFMENVMPNSTSSRWTPLFADVNPGGISKQNGIENFCRHFGIDVSETMSFGDGGNDISMLKFTKIGVAMGNANENVKEIADFVTEEVDNHGIELALVHFGIL is encoded by the coding sequence ATGAATACTTTAAATACTGATATTTTTCCAAAAATTAAGGCTGTATTTTTTGATGTTGATGGTACTTTAATCAGTTTTAAAACCAATAAAATCCCGGAATCTACTCAGGAATCTATTCAAAAGCTTCGTGAAAAAGGAATCAAAGTCATTGTGGCGACGGGTAGGTCAATTAATTCTTTAGATCATATTAAACATATAACTTTTGACGGATATATTACTTTCAACGGAGGGTATTGCATTACAACGGATGGGAATATTATGTTTAAACAAACCATTGATTCTTCTGATATTCAGAAACTGGTTGATTATTCGCAGAATTTTCCTTTGAGCTTTTCGTTGATGTATGAAGATAAAGTTGAGATTAATGATGCAACTCCGGAGGTTGTGGGAATGTATGCAGATGTTAATCTTCCGGTTCCGCCGATTCTTGATAAAGAAAATGTTGATATTGAGAATGTGCTTCAGGCGAATATTTTTCTTGGTCCTGATAAGGAAAAATCATTTATGGAGAATGTAATGCCGAATTCTACTTCTTCAAGGTGGACTCCCCTTTTTGCGGATGTGAATCCCGGAGGAATAAGTAAGCAGAACGGTATTGAAAATTTCTGTAGACATTTCGGAATTGATGTTTCAGAAACAATGTCTTTTGGTGACGGTGGAAATGATATTTCGATGTTAAAATTTACAAAAATCGGTGTTGCAATGGGTAATGCAAATGAGAATGTAAAAGAAATTGCGGATTTTGTAACCGAAGAAGTTGATAATCATGGAATTGAATTGGCATTAGTTCATTTCGGAATTCTTTAA
- a CDS encoding lmo0937 family membrane protein: protein MRSILWLVAVICIVVWLLGMLGVVPGMSTGYLVHVLLVIAIIVILYNLISGRKPLD, encoded by the coding sequence ATGAGAAGTATATTATGGTTAGTCGCAGTCATTTGTATTGTGGTGTGGCTTTTAGGAATGTTGGGCGTTGTCCCGGGAATGAGTACAGGGTATTTAGTACATGTATTGCTGGTAATTGCAATTATTGTTATTCTTTATAATCTGATATCAGGACGAAAACCCTTAGATTAA
- a CDS encoding OmpH family outer membrane protein — translation MKKLITTFSLAAGLFLTSNLVNAQQKIGHVNSDDVFNSLSEAKTAEASLDTFTKTKQTEIEKLITTYQTKLKAAQDKEKTISEANKEAVIKELTAAQTELQTLGKDIEAARTKAAQEVSKKQSELFTPIQQKVATTISAVAKEKGLAYVFDVSTSQGNNNIAYMDGGEDITPTVKSKLGATTTKK, via the coding sequence ATGAAAAAGTTAATTACAACATTTTCTTTAGCAGCAGGGCTTTTCCTGACTTCAAACCTTGTAAATGCACAGCAGAAAATAGGTCATGTAAATTCTGACGACGTTTTCAATAGCCTTTCTGAAGCGAAAACTGCAGAAGCATCTTTAGATACTTTTACAAAAACTAAGCAAACTGAAATTGAAAAATTGATCACAACTTACCAGACTAAGCTAAAAGCGGCTCAGGATAAGGAAAAAACAATAAGTGAAGCTAATAAAGAAGCCGTAATTAAAGAATTGACAGCTGCACAAACAGAATTGCAAACTTTGGGTAAAGATATCGAAGCTGCAAGAACAAAAGCTGCTCAGGAGGTTTCTAAAAAACAATCTGAATTATTCACGCCTATTCAGCAAAAAGTTGCAACTACAATTTCTGCCGTAGCAAAAGAAAAAGGATTGGCATATGTATTCGATGTATCAACTTCGCAAGGAAACAATAACATTGCCTATATGGATGGTGGAGAGGATATTACACCGACTGTAAAATCTAAATTGGGGGCTACAACAACAAAAAAATAG
- a CDS encoding aldo/keto reductase: MKSSILTEKHKLGLGGVAIGTAFEKLTDGESYEVLQKAWDLGIRYYDTSPWYGLTKSERRFGNFLHGQNRDEFVFSTKVGRLFVEVPENEVPPTMWKAPLNYDFEHNYTADAIKRSIEESLERTRLNHIDIVYIHDLSEDQVGDRYPYFLKQAREGAFKVLSELRDQGVIKAWGMGVNKIEPILDCLDSADPDICLSATQYSILEHEDAADRLLPAVKKAGVKLVSGAGYNSGFIAGRNRYNYVDVIPKGMTEKRDRINEIAKKYNTNVIHAALQFVLAADEFAAIIPGASKPEQVKDNVNALNEKIPTDFWKELQSEGLIYEKVQVPN; encoded by the coding sequence ATGAAATCATCCATTCTAACGGAAAAGCACAAATTAGGCTTAGGCGGAGTAGCGATCGGAACTGCTTTTGAAAAATTAACTGACGGAGAATCTTACGAAGTTTTGCAGAAAGCATGGGATCTGGGAATAAGATACTATGACACTTCTCCCTGGTACGGATTGACGAAAAGTGAAAGAAGATTCGGAAATTTTCTTCATGGACAAAACAGAGATGAATTCGTGTTTTCTACAAAAGTCGGTCGGTTATTTGTAGAAGTTCCTGAAAATGAGGTTCCGCCAACGATGTGGAAGGCTCCTTTGAATTACGATTTTGAACACAATTATACCGCAGATGCCATCAAAAGGTCAATTGAAGAGAGTTTGGAAAGAACACGGCTAAATCATATTGACATTGTTTACATTCACGATTTGTCAGAAGATCAGGTTGGTGACCGTTATCCTTATTTTTTAAAACAAGCTAGGGAAGGGGCTTTTAAAGTTTTATCAGAATTAAGAGATCAAGGCGTGATCAAAGCTTGGGGAATGGGTGTTAATAAGATAGAACCTATTTTAGATTGCCTTGATTCTGCTGATCCTGACATTTGTCTTTCGGCGACGCAATATTCTATTTTAGAACATGAAGATGCGGCCGACAGATTGCTTCCTGCCGTAAAAAAAGCAGGTGTAAAATTGGTTTCCGGAGCTGGATACAATTCGGGTTTTATTGCCGGAAGAAACCGTTATAATTATGTTGATGTAATTCCTAAGGGAATGACGGAAAAACGTGACAGAATCAATGAAATTGCAAAGAAATATAATACAAATGTTATTCATGCTGCTCTTCAGTTTGTTTTGGCTGCAGATGAGTTCGCAGCAATAATTCCCGGAGCAAGCAAACCGGAACAGGTCAAAGATAATGTAAATGCCTTGAATGAAAAAATTCCTACGGATTTTTGGAAAGAATTACAATCGGAAGGGCTGATTTACGAAAAAGTGCAAGTTCCAAATTAA